One Miscanthus floridulus cultivar M001 chromosome 11, ASM1932011v1, whole genome shotgun sequence DNA window includes the following coding sequences:
- the LOC136491746 gene encoding putative U-box domain-containing protein 47, translated as MREGLPTPVPSDGAGTSDSGRGGGEGGGADEEEPQMEDEEGFVAFSFQDLVGPLVVDGEEVLDAFVGSDEARAGKAAAELLEATMGASTGPRTEAIKTELVVNRRLLDLAGLERWMRTAEAVSELEWFTGLCCDENNPPPQIDLFECAFRALDNASAVELHRGAGSRKRWIGPVGVPQFFICPISNKIMENPVVIASGKTVDRSALEEWQKENRRVCPVTGEVLAYTMCIPNVLIKLCIEHWRAANKIAGVMAATDPPDISHELEVLIGQVTLMPHSPRSSKEVRNSLFLLHEILVANERAVVHLIGCRPGTIAKLVSVLPETCLDPDDPELDDIIIRILEKAASYGPNKAVFGDDQYAVPVLIARTLLGPVPMRARCAHILGLLADDHYNKIKIGELGGFAPLVELLYVGDKGAKKTAARVIARLCEAQENQSKFQKELVVDATISALRSDGLEEEAQDILLRIADSSDTLTEAFLKLVSIKDDEMCQKMSEFLWRTFVLMKREDKQDVGSSMTASKKAWGERSSTSSDADKSSTSSEGSEDQRALRKQNKEDVKTIVSWLQKRCSFPRTYRYRED; from the exons ATGAGGGAGGGGCTTCCCACTCCCGTGCCGTCGGATGGCGCCGGCACGAGCGACTCTGGTcgcggaggaggagaaggaggtggGGCGGACGAGGAGGAGCCGCagatggaggacgaggagggCTTCGTCGCCTTCTCGTTCCAGGATCTCGTGGGCCCGCTGGTCGTCGACGGGGAGGAGGTTCTTGACGCCTTCGTCGGCTCCGATGAGGCGAGGGCGGGCAAAGCTGCCGCCGAGCTTCTGGAGGCCACCATGGGCGCCAGCACCGGGCCGAGGACCGAAGCGATCAAGACTGAGCTCGTCGTCAACCGGCGGCTGCTCGACCTCGCGGGGCTGGAGCGATGGATGCGGACGGCGGAGGCGGTCTCCGAGCTCGAGTGGTTCACGGGCCTGTGCTGCGACGAGAACAACCCGCCACCGCAGATCGACCTCTTCGAGTGCGCGTTCCGGGCCCTGGACAACGCGTCGGCCGTCGAGCTCCACCGCGGCGCTGGTTCCAGGAAGCGCTGGATCGGCCCGGTGGGCGTACCGCAGTTCTTCATCTGCCCCATCTCCAACAAGATCATGGAGAACCCCGTGGTCATCGCCTCCGGAAAG ACAGTTGATCGTTCAGCTCTGGAGGAATGGCAGAAGGAGAACCGACGCGTCTGTCCCGTCACCGGCGAGGTTCTCGCGTACACCATGTGCATCCCCAACGTCCTCATCAAGCTCTGCATCGAGCATTGGCGTGCAGCAAATAAGATTGCAGGCGTGATGGCAGCCACCGATCCACCTGACATTTCCCACGAGTTGGAAGTCCTGATCGGGCAAGTCACCCTAATGCCTCACTCCCCAAGAAGCTCCAAAGAAGTCCGGAACTCGCTTTTTCTGCTCCACGAGATCCTCGTCGCCAACGAGCGCGCAGTCGTACACCTGATCGGCTGCCGCCCCGGGACGATCGCGAAGCTCGTCAGCGTCCTGCCGGAGACCTGCCTGGACCCTGATGACCCTGAACTGGACGACATCATCATCAGAATCTTGGAGAAGGCGGCTTCCTACGGGCCCAACAAGGCGGTGTTCGGAGACGACCAGTACGCCGTGCCTGTGCTGATCGCAAGGACATTGCTGGGGCCAGTGCCGATGCGAGCGAGGTGTGCTCACATCCTCGGTCTGCTGGCCGACGACCACTACAACAAGATCAAGATCGGCGAGCTCGGAGGCTTCGCCCCACTGGTCGAGCTACTCTACGTCGGAGACAAAGGCGCCAAGAAGACGGCGGCGAGGGTGATTGCCAGACTCTGCGAGGCCCAGGAGAACCAGAGCAAGTTCCAGAAGGAGTTAGTGGTGGACGCCACCATATCCGCGCTGCGGAGCGACGGGCTAGAGGAGGAGGCCCAGGACATCCTGCTGCGGATTGCAGACTCTTCTGACACCTTGACGGAGGCCTTCTTGAAGCTCGTATCAATTAAGGACGACGAGATGTGCCAGAAGATGAGTGAGTTCCTTTGGAGAACCTTCGTTTTAATGAAACGAGAAGACAAGCAGGACGTCGGTTCTTCCATGACGGCCTCGAAGAAGGCTTGGGGTGAGAGGTCTTCTACATCATCAGACGCTGACAAGTCTTCTACGTCCTCCGAGGGGTCTGAAGATCAGCGTGCATTGAGAAAGCAGAACAAGGAAGATGTCAAGACCATCGTCTCATGGCTGCAGAAGAGGTGCTCCTTCCCCAGGACATACAGGTACAGGGAGGATTGA